A single genomic interval of Electrophorus electricus isolate fEleEle1 chromosome 4, fEleEle1.pri, whole genome shotgun sequence harbors:
- the LOC113580522 gene encoding LOW QUALITY PROTEIN: anoctamin-1 (The sequence of the model RefSeq protein was modified relative to this genomic sequence to represent the inferred CDS: inserted 2 bases in 2 codons; deleted 9 bases in 8 codons) translates to MALNRLPPCSAAWNGTPERMRVTTAMSESSSVRSEKLRSLARDISELGQDAANTRHDALDSAEESGKPVPRTTGGLCFADGHRRVDYVLVYHYKRRHFIVSNGNLPSPSSTTLHKNTQAEVTEVELQAGLDSGPWEEEKALIREEFERGLLEEGLEIERDDEVRTMRFTRLHAPWSVXSREAELLKIKVPTKKGSLCFLLATPFVWLYRRMSLKERTGLAGAVSSIWAKISQPFQRGCQDPKQPQAWVLSLPFSREKLHLFDIKSKNSLFDNATRGRIVAAILRRTACTQTCQVLGIMSLLAKGVYDSAFPLHDGDFSSSDEKVHRNDRQRLHEEWANYRVFLKYQPLELIRKYFGEKIGLYFAWLGVYTQLLIPPSAMGIMVFLYGWLTVDSNVPQEMCDGHLNFTMCPLCDRVCDYWQLNSTCGTARASYFFDNHATVAFAIFMSLWAAVFLEHWKRRQRCLQHSWDLTGLEEEEVSDELRPAYEDFLLKKHQXKCKNKKKEEMDGRTDDIGREKLLSAKGGQPMLASESLTWKDPIARICINMSSILLMVGILTFSAASGVILYRIIVFVVMSTNPDPEAKANVRVTVTTTAVIINLLVVLVLDEIYGAVAAWITELEIPKDRAAFEEHLILKAFLLKSMNAFAPVFYVAFFKGRFAGRPGDYVYVFGDFRMEECAPGGCLIEVCIQLGIIMLGKQLIQNNVFEIAVPKLKKMYRSYKEEKEGGEKKNKDLNRPRHRWVLDYELEPFEGLSPEYMEMIIQYGFVTLFVASFPLAPLFALLNNVIEIRLDAAKFVTEIRRPDAIRAKEIGRTLVKQIVYMYNILSGISKFAVITNAFVISFTSEFIPRMVYQYMYSETGTMHGYIDHTLAYFNTTNFKQGTAPNSTRFDRELRVCRYKDYRDPPWSPESYQLSKQYWSVLAARLAFVIFFQNLAMLLSMLVAWLIPDVPQSLKERLKLEKVLLLELLLSEEAAKQRRVSQCPADFSISIKSPWEEEEEEEEEEEKEEEEEEEEEKEEVTGAQSQMTERLNEPGESKLQLPVEKPVAITTELPSPDADSPIEMPSSPQWPIKPNIPSAQLNQSIPHLPVNPEPYGSCYREFDLDGPPPWEPRSKFKSRCRTLPSRQRATEPEDRAGRASHSTSYVYLSYKDTLLPSKFLHNMSRLPSEPSSKTELSASHSCSSSNTELSVCQQAALQHLLSKEEITSSQTSVARSPFKPEFTVSQSTALPRPQSRLELTGSQSTTLPRPPSKPELMGSVAKGLSIQNTTIRAKARCQTLPPRQTGPDAGGRSPSASHSTSFPHLSQKIPLSPSELTRNTPV, encoded by the exons ATGGCTCTTAATAGGCTGCCTCCTTGCTCTG CGGCATGGAACGGAACTCCTGAGCGCATGCGCGTAACCACAGCCATGAGCGAGTCTTCATCCGTCCGCAGCGAAAAACTCCGCAGTCTTGCGCGCGACATCTCTGAACTCGGCCAGGACGCAGCCAACACTCGACATGACGCTCTTGATTCTGCAGAGGAGTCT gGGAAGCCAGTTCCTCGCACCACAGGAGGATTGTGTTTTGCAGATGGTCACAGAAGAGTGGACTATGTACTTGTTTATCACTACAAGAGGCGCCATTTCATTGTGTCCAATGGCAACTTGCCCTCACCGAGCTCCACCACTTTGCACAagaacacacaggcagaggtaACCGAGGTGGAGCTACAGGCAGGCCTGGATTCAGGGCCTTGGGAAGAAGAAAAGGCCCTGATCAGGGAGGAGTTTGAAAGAGGCTTGCTGGAGGAGGGCCTGGAGATTGAACGTGACGATGAG gtGCGGACAATGCGGTTTACACGCCTGCATGCCCCCTGGTCTG CTAGTCGTGAGGCGGAGCTCCTTAAGATCAAAGTTCCCACTAAGAAA GGCTCTCTGTGTTTCTTATTAGCGACTCCCTTTGTCTGGCTTTACAGGCGTATGAGCTTGAAGGAGAGGACAGGGCTTGCAGGAGCAGTCAGCTCCATCTGGGCGAAGATCAGTCAGCCGTTTCAGCGGGGGTGCCAGGACCCAAAGCAGCCACAGGCCTGggtcctctccctccctttcagCAGAGAG AAGCTCCATCT gtttGACATCAAGTCGAAAAACTCCCTGTTTGACAATGCAACACGTGGCCGTATT GTGGCTGCTATCCTGAGACGGACAGCCTGTACACAGACATGTCAA GTCTTAGGCATCATGTCTTTACTGGCTAAAGGAGTCTATGACTCAGCCTTTCCCTTGCATGAT GGGGATTTCAGTAGCTCAGAT GAGAAAGTGCATCGCAATGACAGACAG AGGTTGCATGAAGAATGGGCCAATTATAGAGTGTTCCTCAAATACCAACCACTTGAGCTCATCAG GAAATACTTTGGGGAGAAGATT GGTCTGTATTTTGCCTGGTTGGGTGTGTATACT CAACTATTAATTCCACCCTCAGCAATGGGAATTATGGTGTTCCTG TATGGCTGGCTAACTGTAGACAGCAATGTgccccag GAGATGTGTGATGGGCACCTGAACTTCACCATGTGTCCCCTGTGTGATCGAGTGTGCGATTACTGGCAGCTGAATAGCACGTGTGGCACAGCGCGTGCCAGCTATTTCTTTGACAACCACGCCACTGTGGCCTTTGCCATCTTTATGTCCCTATGGG ctgcTGTGTTTCTCGAGCACTGGAAGAGAAGACAGAGGTGTCTGCAGCACAGTTGGGATCTGACAGGcttggaggaagaggaggtgagt GATGAACTCCGTCCTGCGTATGAGGATTTTCTTCTTAAAAAACATC AAAAAtgcaagaacaaaaagaaagaggag aTGGATGGGAGAACAGATGACATAGGCAGGGAGAAGCTACTGTCTGCTAAAGGAGGCCAGCCAATG CTTGCCTCAGAATCTCTTACATGGAAGGACCCGATTGCCAGGATA TGCATCAATATGTCCTCAATACTTCTCATGGTTggtattt TGACATTTTCAGCAGCGTCTGGTGTTATTCTTTACCGtatcattgtttttgttgtgatgTCAACGAATCCCGACCCTGAGGCCAAGGCCAATGTACGAGTTACTGTGACAACCACTGCTGTCATCATCAACCTGCTGGTGGTTTTGGTG TTGGATGAGATTTACGGTGCTGTGGCAGCCTGGATCACAGaactgg AGATCCCAAAGGACCGAGCAGCATTCGAGGAGCACCTGATCCTGAAGGCT TTTCTGCTCAAGAGCATGAATGCCTTTGCTCCAGTCTTCTATGTTGCTTTCTTCAAGGGCAG GTTTGCAGGGCGTCCTGGTGACTATGTGTATGTCTTTGGAGATTTCCGCATGGAGGAG tgtgCTCCAGGAGGCTGTCTTATTGAAGTGTGTATTCAGCTTGGCATAATCATGCTGGGAAAGCAACTCATTCAGAACAATGTGTTTGAAATCGCCGTCCC GAAGCTGAAGAAGATGTATCGCTCATATAAAGAGGAGAAGGAAGGTGGGGAGAAGAAGAACAAGGATCTGAATCGTCCACGTCACCGCTGGGTTTTAGATTACGAGCTGGAGCCATTTGAGGGCCTGAGCCCAGAGTACATGGAGATGA TTATCCAGTATGGATTTGTGACTCTATTTGTGGCATCTTTCCCATTGGCTCCCCTCTTTGCTCTGCTCAATAATGTCATTGAGATTCGCCTCGATGCTGCAAAATTTGTCACTGAAATACGGAGGCCGGATGCTATCAGAGCAAAGGAGATCGGTAGGACTCTGGTCAAACAGATTGT gtATATGTACAATATCCTGAGTGGGATAAGCAAGTTTGCTGTGAtcacaaat GCATTTGTTATATCCTTCACATCAGAGTTCATTCCTCGAATGGTGTATCAATATATGTACAGTGAAACAGGCACCATGCATGGATATATAGACCACACATTAGCATACTTCAACACCACTAACTTCAAACAAGGAACAGCACCCAACAGCACACGCTTTGACCGAGAACTGCGTGTCTGCAG GTATAAAGATTATCGAGACCCTCCCTGGTCCCCTGAGTCTTATCAACTTTCTAAGCAGTACTGGTCTGTCCTAGCTGCTAGACTGGcttttgtcatctt tttccagaaCCTTGCCATGCTCCTCAGTATGCTGGTGGCTTGGCTGATCCCAGATGTGCCCCAGTCACTGAAGGAACGGCTGAAGTTGGAGAAGGTCCTGCTGCTGGAGCTCCTCCTTAGTGAGGAGGCAGCCAAGCAGCGCCGTGTGTCCCAGTGCCCTGCTGACTTCAGCATCAGCATTAAGAGTCcttgggaggaggaggaggaggaagaggaggaggaggagaaggaggaggaggaggaggaggaggaggagaaggaggaagtcACTGGTGCACAAAGCCAGATGACTGAGAGGCTGAATGAGCCTGGAGAGAGTAAACTCCAGCTGCCTGTGGAGAAACCTGTAGCCATCACCACTGAGCTCCCGAGCCCTGATGCAGACTCACCCATTGAGATGCCCAGCAGTCCACAGTGGCCCATCAAACCAAACATACCATCAGCTCAACTTAATCAATCTATTCCTCATCTTCCAGTAAATCCAGAGCCGTATGGGTCCTGCTACCGAGAGTTTGACCTGGATGGGCCTCCACCTTGGGAACCAAGGTCCAAATTTAAGAGCCGCTGTCGGACCCTTCCATCCAGACAAAGAGCGACGGAACCTGAGGACAGAGCAGGCAGAGCCAGCCACTCCACTAGCTATGTATACCTCAGCTACAAGGATACCCTATTACCCAGTAAGTTCTTACATAACATGTCAAGACTACCATCAGAACCCTCATCTAAAACAGAGCTCTCAGCCAGTCATTCATGCTCCTCATCTAACACAGAGCTCTCAGTCTGCCAACAAGCAGCTTTACAACACCTTCTGTCCAAAGAGGAAATCACAAGCAGTCAAACATCAGTGGCACGTTCACCTTTCAAACCAGAGTTTACTGTCAGCCAATCAACAGCACTGCCACGCCCTCAGTCCAGACTGGAGCTCACAGGTAGTCAATCAACTACTCTACCAAGACCCCCATCCAAGCCTGAGCTGATGGGAAGTGTAGCAAAAGGACTTTCAATCCAAAATACAACCATCAGAGCCAAGGCCCGCTGTCAGACTCTTCCCCCTAGACAAACAGGACCTGATGCTGGGGGACGTTCACCTAGCGCAAGCCACTCCACCAGCTTCCCACATCTCAGCCAAAAGATTCCTCTCTCACCTAGTGAGTTGACACGCAACACCccagtgtaa